In Tenacibaculum pacificus, a single window of DNA contains:
- a CDS encoding helix-turn-helix domain-containing protein translates to MNQIIIELNLLTIIELLSIATSFILALLFITIRSKNKKANIFLGLFLWSLSIEVFDAFIPLDEVFLFNFPKSSLFTIPFLFLYINQTFNRKIFWFYFLLFIPGFFFLSTTVNITIIKYLEYIFNIFILIYALIIVKNYQNKLTDFYSDLENKTLLWIQTILYIYLFFHLFWIIEDMVGSQNQELIEYFVNISNVLTFFMIYWIGYNGFSQSEIFKYSLFLNEEKELIVINDLSETAGIFNEIILKIETEKLFSNTNINLRILANQLGLKEKELSVLINKHTNNNFYYFINHFRIVEFKKLLKSPKAKQLSILGMATEAGFASKSTFYAAFKKIENMTPKQYQNQLNKSE, encoded by the coding sequence ATGAATCAAATAATTATTGAACTTAATTTATTAACAATAATAGAGTTATTATCCATAGCAACTTCTTTTATATTAGCATTACTTTTTATAACGATAAGGTCTAAGAATAAAAAAGCAAATATTTTTTTAGGTCTTTTTTTATGGTCTTTATCAATAGAAGTTTTTGATGCTTTCATTCCATTAGATGAAGTCTTCTTATTCAATTTTCCTAAATCAAGTTTATTTACGATTCCTTTTTTATTTTTATATATCAATCAAACTTTCAATAGAAAAATTTTTTGGTTTTATTTCTTATTATTTATCCCCGGATTTTTCTTTTTGAGTACTACTGTTAATATTACAATTATAAAATATTTAGAGTATATTTTTAATATTTTTATTTTGATATATGCTTTGATAATAGTAAAAAATTATCAAAATAAATTAACAGATTTTTACTCTGATTTAGAAAATAAAACACTTTTATGGATTCAAACAATTTTGTACATATATTTATTTTTTCATCTATTTTGGATTATTGAAGATATGGTTGGTTCACAAAACCAAGAACTTATTGAGTATTTTGTAAACATTTCAAATGTGCTGACTTTTTTTATGATTTATTGGATAGGGTATAATGGATTTTCTCAATCGGAAATATTTAAATATTCTTTATTCTTAAATGAAGAAAAAGAACTTATTGTTATAAATGACTTATCTGAAACGGCAGGTATTTTTAATGAAATTATTTTAAAAATAGAAACAGAAAAACTTTTTTCAAATACGAATATAAATTTAAGAATACTCGCTAATCAATTGGGGTTAAAAGAAAAAGAACTATCAGTATTGATAAATAAACACACTAATAATAACTTTTACTATTTTATTAATCACTTTCGTATTGTAGAATTTAAAAAATTATTAAAATCTCCAAAAGCAAAACAATTATCTATTTTAGGAATGGCTACAGAGGCTGGGTTTGCTTCAAAATCAACTTTTTACGCTGCTTTTAAAAAGATTGAAAATATGACACCGAAACAATACCAAAATCAATTAAACAAGTCCGAGTAA
- a CDS encoding M1 family metallopeptidase yields MKKIVLGLSLLSIVSCASTSTVNNNNVKNSIQKSRIQNVNNTPVSQNYWQQHVNYNMDIDMDVKTYQYKGIQKLVYTNNSPDKLEKVFYHLYFNAFQPNSQMDVRSRNIKDPDKRVGDRISKLSSSEIGYIKVNSLKQNGTIVKHQTVGTILEVTLNKAIQPGESVTFDMLFDAQVPKQIRRSGRNNKEGVALSMAQWYPKMAEYDFEGWHTPPYLGREFHGVWGDFNVTLHIDKNYTVGGTGYVQNPQEVGHGYENKKEALNIPSTEKLTWKFTAPNVHDFTWAADPNYKHDVYTMDNGIDLHFLYKKDLPSEFRKNWEKLQPKTAELMTYFSKHIGQYPYKQYSVIQGGDGGMEYAMSTLITAKRKWGSLFGVTAHELAHTWFQFLLASNETKHSWMDEGFTTYISNKAENVISGKNDENPHAGSYRYYNYVVENNLEESLSTHADRYHTNMAYGMGSYSKGNIFLTHLEYIIGEENTAKTLKKYFNDFSFKHPTPNDIKRTAEKVSGIQLDWFLNEWTQTTHTIDYGVKSVNGKEITLERIGKMPMPIDVEVVYTDGSKESFNIPLRMMRGEKPTKATIIEDWTFAHPTYCFTTSKIVKSVQINPSKLMADVNLNNDSFTKN; encoded by the coding sequence ATGAAAAAAATAGTTTTAGGGCTTTCATTATTATCGATTGTATCTTGTGCTTCTACAAGTACAGTAAATAATAATAATGTAAAAAATTCGATTCAAAAATCAAGAATTCAAAATGTAAACAATACACCAGTAAGTCAAAATTATTGGCAACAACATGTTAATTATAACATGGATATTGATATGGATGTAAAAACTTATCAATATAAAGGAATTCAAAAATTAGTATATACCAATAATTCTCCTGATAAATTAGAAAAGGTATTTTATCATTTATATTTCAATGCATTTCAACCAAATTCTCAAATGGATGTGCGTTCTAGAAATATAAAAGACCCTGACAAAAGAGTAGGTGATAGAATTAGTAAATTATCATCATCAGAAATAGGCTACATCAAAGTAAACTCTTTAAAACAAAACGGAACAATAGTAAAACATCAAACTGTTGGAACTATTTTAGAAGTTACTTTAAATAAAGCAATTCAGCCAGGTGAAAGCGTAACTTTTGATATGCTTTTTGATGCGCAAGTACCAAAACAAATTCGTCGTTCTGGAAGAAATAATAAAGAAGGAGTAGCTTTGTCTATGGCACAATGGTATCCTAAAATGGCTGAATATGATTTTGAAGGATGGCATACACCTCCGTATTTAGGACGTGAATTTCACGGTGTTTGGGGAGATTTTAATGTAACGCTTCATATTGATAAAAATTATACGGTTGGTGGTACTGGATATGTTCAAAATCCGCAGGAAGTAGGACATGGATATGAGAATAAAAAAGAAGCTTTAAATATTCCTTCAACAGAAAAATTGACTTGGAAATTTACTGCACCAAATGTACACGATTTTACATGGGCTGCTGATCCGAATTATAAACATGATGTTTATACTATGGATAATGGTATCGATTTACACTTTTTATACAAAAAAGATTTACCTAGTGAATTTAGAAAAAATTGGGAAAAATTACAGCCTAAAACTGCTGAATTAATGACGTATTTTAGTAAGCATATCGGACAATATCCTTACAAACAATATTCAGTTATTCAAGGAGGTGACGGAGGAATGGAGTATGCAATGAGTACTTTAATTACAGCAAAACGTAAATGGGGAAGCTTATTTGGAGTTACAGCTCATGAATTAGCACATACTTGGTTTCAGTTTTTATTAGCAAGTAACGAAACTAAACATTCTTGGATGGATGAAGGATTTACAACGTACATTTCAAACAAAGCAGAAAATGTTATTTCTGGTAAAAATGATGAAAACCCGCATGCTGGTTCTTACAGATATTATAATTATGTAGTAGAAAATAATTTAGAAGAATCTCTTTCAACACATGCTGACCGTTATCATACAAATATGGCGTACGGAATGGGAAGTTACTCGAAAGGAAATATTTTTTTAACACATTTAGAATATATTATTGGTGAAGAAAATACTGCAAAAACATTAAAAAAATACTTTAATGATTTCTCTTTTAAGCATCCAACGCCAAATGATATCAAAAGAACTGCTGAAAAAGTTTCAGGAATTCAATTAGATTGGTTTTTAAATGAATGGACACAAACCACACACACTATAGATTACGGTGTAAAATCGGTAAACGGCAAAGAAATTACTTTAGAAAGAATCGGAAAAATGCCAATGCCTATTGATGTTGAGGTAGTTTATACTGATGGATCTAAAGAATCTTTTAATATTCCTTTACGAATGATGCGTGGCGAAAAACCAACAAAAGCAACCATTATTGAAGATTGGACATTTGCACATCCAACTTATTGTTTTACAACTTCAAAAATTGTAAAATCAGTTCAAATTAATCCTTCGAAATTAATGGCTGATGTTAATTTAAATAATGATAGTTTTACTAAAAACTAA
- a CDS encoding S8 family serine peptidase, with protein MRVLRPMFYSAVAISILASCSSVSKTAVPTGSNTVVNISAKKAELTTYEKDNWQHLDLATDTIPGMSVNKAYDFLKGKKNVTVIVGVVDSGTDLKHEDLGDVAWVNINEIAGNGIDDDKNGYIDDINGWNFLGKSYKEHLEYERILMNPSLVDAETLAEVKKYHANKIEGAKKTKTRYTGLVKMSVESEKAFTKYFGKTTYTKEEIAAINTTDETLNKSKEFAAGMLGYFKDLSETKEYFEKGIKRVEKIIAEDNLKTDYRKVVGDNPYDIKDKTIYGDNNTGHSTKKEAHGTHVSGIIGASRNNEIGMNGVADNVKMMAVRSVSDGDEYDKDVALGIRYAVDNGAKVINTSFGKDFSPNKEWVYDALKYAAKKDVLIVNAAGNSGENIDIEKTFPNDAPDLINEISDNVLTLGAMSANYNENLPASFSNYGKKNVDVFAPGVKVHSTMPDNTYSKMSGTSMAAPAAAGVAALVRSYYPELSASQVKHILMNSGTKIDLMVTKPGSQTRENPTGDLVPFADLSVSGRVVNAYNAVKMADRMVNGKK; from the coding sequence ATGAGAGTTTTAAGACCAATGTTTTATTCGGCAGTAGCAATTTCAATATTAGCAAGTTGTTCATCAGTAAGCAAAACAGCAGTGCCTACAGGAAGTAATACTGTAGTTAATATTTCAGCTAAAAAAGCGGAGTTAACAACTTACGAAAAAGATAATTGGCAACATTTAGATTTAGCTACAGACACTATTCCTGGAATGAGTGTAAATAAAGCATACGACTTTTTAAAAGGAAAGAAAAATGTTACTGTTATTGTTGGTGTTGTTGATTCTGGTACAGATTTAAAACATGAAGATTTAGGTGATGTAGCTTGGGTAAATATCAACGAAATTGCTGGAAACGGAATTGATGATGATAAAAATGGATATATTGATGATATTAACGGTTGGAACTTTTTAGGAAAATCGTATAAAGAACATTTAGAATACGAACGTATTTTAATGAATCCTTCTTTGGTTGATGCTGAAACTTTAGCTGAGGTAAAAAAATATCATGCAAATAAAATTGAAGGAGCTAAAAAAACAAAAACTCGTTATACAGGATTAGTAAAAATGTCTGTTGAATCAGAAAAAGCTTTTACTAAATATTTTGGAAAAACTACTTATACTAAAGAAGAAATTGCAGCAATTAATACAACTGATGAAACTCTAAATAAATCGAAAGAGTTTGCTGCAGGTATGTTAGGTTATTTTAAAGATTTATCTGAAACAAAAGAATACTTTGAAAAAGGAATAAAAAGAGTAGAAAAAATAATTGCTGAAGATAATTTAAAAACAGATTACCGTAAAGTTGTTGGTGATAATCCTTACGATATTAAGGATAAAACAATTTACGGAGATAATAATACAGGTCATTCTACAAAAAAAGAAGCACATGGTACACATGTTTCGGGTATTATTGGAGCAAGTCGTAACAATGAGATTGGAATGAATGGTGTTGCTGATAATGTAAAAATGATGGCAGTACGTTCTGTTTCTGATGGAGATGAATATGATAAAGATGTTGCTTTAGGTATTCGTTATGCTGTTGATAATGGTGCAAAAGTTATAAATACTAGTTTTGGTAAAGATTTTTCTCCAAATAAAGAATGGGTTTACGATGCTTTAAAGTATGCCGCTAAAAAAGATGTATTAATTGTAAATGCAGCAGGAAATTCAGGTGAAAATATTGATATTGAAAAAACATTCCCTAATGATGCACCAGATTTAATAAACGAAATTTCTGATAATGTATTAACATTAGGGGCAATGAGTGCAAATTATAACGAAAACTTACCAGCAAGTTTTTCTAACTATGGTAAAAAGAATGTTGATGTTTTTGCTCCAGGAGTAAAAGTACATTCAACAATGCCAGATAATACGTATAGCAAAATGAGTGGGACTTCAATGGCAGCGCCTGCAGCTGCAGGTGTTGCTGCATTAGTACGTTCTTATTACCCTGAATTATCGGCAAGTCAGGTAAAACATATTTTAATGAATTCTGGTACTAAAATTGATTTAATGGTTACAAAACCAGGTTCTCAAACTAGAGAAAACCCTACTGGAGATTTAGTTCCTTTTGCAGATTTATCAGTTTCTGGTCGTGTTGTAAATGCTTACAATGCAGTTAAAATGGCTGACAGAATGGTAAACGGAAAAAAATAA
- a CDS encoding MBL fold metallo-hydrolase — protein MQIFSIETGNFKLDGGAMFGVVPKTIWQKTNPADDKNLISMSMRCMLIKDGDRLTLIDTGVGNKQSDKFFGYYYMFGDFSLDTSLAKYGFHRDDITDVFLTHLHFDHCGGVIKWNKDKTGYMPAFKNAKVWSNKEHWQWATVPNAREKASFLKENIQPIQENGQLNFINKNSQNQLGFDVLFMDGHTEKQMLPKIQYQGKTVVFMADLLPTVGHIPLPYVMGYDTRPLLTIEEKRIFLNEAADNDFYLFLEHDAYNELITVKHTEKGVRLKESYKFTDIFN, from the coding sequence ATGCAAATTTTTTCAATAGAAACCGGTAATTTTAAGTTAGATGGTGGTGCTATGTTCGGCGTAGTTCCTAAAACTATTTGGCAAAAAACAAATCCAGCCGACGATAAAAACTTAATATCAATGAGTATGCGCTGCATGCTTATTAAAGATGGCGATAGGCTTACTTTAATTGATACTGGTGTTGGAAATAAGCAGTCCGATAAATTTTTTGGATATTATTACATGTTTGGCGATTTTTCATTAGATACTTCACTAGCAAAATATGGTTTTCATAGAGATGATATTACTGATGTGTTTTTAACACATTTACATTTTGATCATTGTGGAGGCGTAATTAAATGGAATAAAGATAAAACAGGATATATGCCTGCTTTTAAAAATGCAAAAGTTTGGAGTAATAAAGAGCATTGGCAATGGGCTACAGTACCTAATGCTCGTGAAAAAGCTTCTTTTTTAAAAGAAAATATACAACCAATACAAGAAAACGGACAATTAAACTTCATCAATAAAAATAGCCAAAATCAACTAGGTTTTGATGTGCTTTTTATGGATGGACACACCGAAAAACAAATGCTTCCTAAAATTCAATATCAAGGAAAAACAGTTGTTTTTATGGCCGATTTATTACCAACAGTAGGACACATACCTTTGCCTTATGTAATGGGATATGATACAAGACCTTTACTTACCATAGAAGAAAAAAGAATATTTTTAAACGAAGCAGCAGATAATGATTTTTATCTGTTTTTAGAACATGATGCTTATAACGAGCTAATTACAGTTAAGCATACCGAAAAAGGAGTTCGTTTAAAGGAGAGTTATAAATTTACAGATATATTTAATTAA
- the folB gene encoding dihydroneopterin aldolase, producing the protein MGIIRVNDIRLFTNHGCLEEEAKIGSEYRVDIEVKANLQKSAKTDALVDTVDYVHLNHIVKEEMAIRSELLEHVAQRILNRVFKEIQLVDEAEVSVAKINPPIGGNVAEVVIVLKDVRTN; encoded by the coding sequence TTGGGAATTATACGTGTAAACGACATTCGATTATTTACAAATCACGGATGTTTAGAGGAAGAAGCAAAAATTGGCTCAGAATATAGAGTTGATATCGAAGTGAAAGCAAATTTGCAAAAATCAGCAAAAACAGATGCACTAGTTGATACTGTTGATTATGTACATTTAAATCATATTGTAAAAGAAGAAATGGCAATTCGTTCGGAATTATTAGAACACGTTGCACAACGTATTTTAAATAGAGTTTTTAAAGAGATACAACTTGTTGATGAAGCTGAGGTTAGCGTTGCTAAAATTAATCCACCAATTGGAGGAAATGTAGCCGAAGTTGTTATTGTTTTAAAAGATGTACGTACTAATTAA
- a CDS encoding RimK family alpha-L-glutamate ligase produces MIIFILSVNDKIYSTQRIYNEANSRGHNVRVINHLKCSIKLTNGKSEIIYNGENIIDIPDVIIPRIGASATRHGAAVVKQFELNGTYTTVSCLGILQAQNKVRTLQIMNQNNIPIPDTIFSVNPDNINEQINLLGGAPIIIKLQEGTHGSGVILAESNKSAKSIIDTMYSSNANILLQEFIKESNSEDIRAFVIGNNVVAAMKRKGLEDDFRSNIHQGGSGFKVNLSEEEKEIAIKATQYLNLPIAGVDLIRSKRGSLLIEVNTAPGLQGIENYTKHNTAKAIIKFLEDNVYTKL; encoded by the coding sequence ATGATTATTTTTATTCTTTCTGTGAACGACAAAATATATTCTACTCAAAGAATATATAATGAGGCTAATAGTCGTGGACATAATGTCCGTGTTATTAATCATCTAAAATGTAGTATAAAACTTACAAATGGTAAATCGGAAATAATATATAATGGCGAAAATATTATTGATATTCCTGATGTAATTATTCCTAGAATTGGAGCTTCGGCTACACGTCACGGAGCTGCAGTTGTTAAACAATTTGAATTAAATGGTACCTATACAACAGTAAGTTGTTTAGGTATTTTACAAGCTCAAAATAAGGTTCGTACTTTACAAATTATGAATCAAAATAATATTCCGATTCCTGATACTATATTTTCTGTAAATCCTGATAATATTAATGAACAAATTAATTTATTAGGTGGCGCACCTATCATTATAAAATTACAAGAAGGTACACATGGCTCGGGAGTTATTTTAGCGGAAAGTAATAAATCAGCAAAATCAATTATTGATACCATGTATAGCTCCAACGCTAATATTTTATTACAAGAGTTTATAAAAGAAAGTAATAGCGAAGATATTCGTGCTTTTGTAATTGGTAATAATGTTGTTGCAGCAATGAAACGAAAAGGTTTAGAAGATGATTTTCGTTCAAATATTCATCAAGGTGGAAGCGGATTTAAAGTTAATTTATCCGAAGAAGAAAAAGAAATTGCCATAAAAGCAACACAATATTTAAACTTACCTATTGCTGGAGTTGATTTAATTCGCTCAAAAAGAGGCTCTTTATTAATTGAAGTAAATACAGCTCCTGGTTTACAAGGAATTGAAAACTACACAAAACATAATACAGCCAAAGCAATTATTAAATTTTTAGAAGATAATGTTTACACAAAACTTTAA
- a CDS encoding succinylglutamate desuccinylase/aspartoacylase family protein: MFTQNFKNEVVEIREHKIGLGKSKLIKIPVDRLPTGTIIEIPVYVFNGTQKGPTVLLQGGLHGDEVNSIELVRRMLIDKNYKIHKGCVIVVPLLNVFGFLNLSRDIHGKDVNRSFPGNKKGSLAGRMAYYLMKEITKNVDFAIDFHTGGAQRSNFPQIRYTSEDKNAFQLAKIFNAPLLFASKLIPKSFRNQCYKNNIPVIVYEGGESLRLDENAIQQGINGTLRVLKHFEMIDKNIEIPKNTSVIISKKRMWIRAKVAGLFNPTVKNGAFVLKGQVLGHIMDTYGETNFAVKAPADGYIISKNNFPIVNMGDALFHFGNA; the protein is encoded by the coding sequence ATGTTTACACAAAACTTTAAAAATGAAGTTGTAGAAATTCGAGAACATAAAATTGGGCTTGGAAAATCTAAACTTATTAAAATTCCTGTAGATAGATTACCAACTGGTACAATAATCGAAATTCCTGTATATGTTTTTAATGGAACACAAAAAGGTCCTACCGTTTTATTGCAAGGCGGTTTACATGGTGATGAAGTTAATAGTATTGAATTAGTTCGTAGAATGCTAATTGATAAAAACTATAAAATTCATAAAGGTTGCGTTATTGTAGTGCCTTTATTAAATGTATTTGGATTTTTAAATTTATCAAGAGATATCCACGGTAAAGATGTAAACAGAAGTTTTCCAGGGAATAAAAAAGGTTCTTTAGCTGGTAGAATGGCGTATTATTTAATGAAAGAAATCACTAAAAATGTTGATTTTGCTATTGATTTTCATACTGGTGGAGCTCAAAGAAGTAATTTTCCACAAATAAGATATACTTCTGAAGATAAAAATGCTTTTCAATTAGCTAAAATATTTAATGCACCTTTATTATTTGCATCAAAATTAATTCCTAAATCATTTAGAAATCAATGTTATAAAAATAATATTCCTGTAATTGTGTATGAAGGAGGCGAATCTTTACGTTTAGATGAAAATGCAATTCAACAAGGAATAAACGGAACACTTCGAGTTTTAAAACATTTTGAAATGATTGATAAAAACATTGAAATTCCTAAAAACACTAGCGTTATAATCAGTAAAAAACGAATGTGGATTCGTGCTAAAGTTGCAGGTTTATTTAATCCGACAGTTAAAAATGGAGCATTTGTTTTAAAAGGTCAAGTTTTAGGACATATTATGGATACCTACGGAGAAACAAATTTTGCTGTAAAAGCTCCTGCCGATGGATACATTATTTCCAAAAATAATTTCCCGATTGTAAATATGGGCGATGCTTTATTTCACTTCGGAAATGCCTAA
- a CDS encoding DEAD/DEAH box helicase — MTFKSLGLSDALLKAIEEKGYDTPSPIQAKAIPPILEGKDVLASAQTGTGKTAGFTLPVLQRLADSKHPKYRPVRALVLTPTRELAAQVHDNVREYSKYLDIRSAVVFGGVKAASQIRTLRQGVDILVATPGRLLDLHDQKAVSFNRIDVLILDEADRMLDMGFVRDINKIISFMPAKRQNLMFSATFSTEIKRLASGILRNPVSVEAEPENSTAEKVAQKVYAVDKGKKTEVVINLIKDGNWSQVLIFTRTKHGANKLTEKLIKSGISAAAIHGNKSQGARTKALANFKNNTNRVLVATDIAARGIDIPLLPHVINFELPNVPEDYVHRIGRTGRAGAKGEALSLVCSEETEYQKEIEKILKQKLKTEIIAGYEPRDTAGPKRASTQKKGSTPKKKGVGASHRGGSTAAKPKRQRPSNNSRSNSGSSSRGRSSSSNESSSKRNTRR; from the coding sequence ATGACATTTAAATCTTTAGGATTATCCGATGCTTTATTAAAAGCCATCGAAGAAAAAGGATACGATACTCCATCACCAATTCAAGCAAAAGCAATACCACCTATTTTAGAAGGGAAAGATGTATTAGCTTCAGCACAAACAGGAACAGGAAAAACTGCAGGTTTTACACTACCTGTTTTACAACGTTTAGCAGACTCTAAACATCCTAAATACAGACCCGTAAGAGCATTAGTACTTACACCAACAAGAGAACTTGCTGCTCAGGTTCATGACAATGTAAGAGAATACAGTAAGTATTTAGATATCAGATCAGCAGTAGTTTTTGGAGGAGTAAAAGCTGCTAGCCAAATAAGAACATTAAGACAAGGAGTAGATATTTTAGTTGCCACTCCTGGTAGATTATTAGATTTACACGATCAAAAAGCAGTTTCATTTAATAGAATCGATGTTCTTATTTTAGATGAAGCTGATAGAATGTTAGACATGGGTTTTGTTAGAGATATTAACAAAATCATTAGTTTTATGCCTGCAAAACGTCAAAACTTGATGTTTTCAGCAACATTTTCAACAGAAATTAAAAGATTAGCTTCAGGGATTTTAAGAAATCCTGTTTCAGTAGAAGCTGAACCTGAAAATTCAACTGCCGAAAAAGTAGCTCAAAAAGTATATGCGGTAGATAAAGGTAAAAAAACAGAAGTAGTTATCAACTTAATTAAAGATGGTAACTGGAGTCAGGTTTTAATCTTTACAAGAACTAAACATGGTGCTAATAAATTAACTGAAAAGTTAATAAAATCAGGAATTTCTGCTGCGGCAATTCATGGAAATAAAAGTCAAGGTGCTCGTACAAAAGCATTGGCAAATTTCAAAAATAATACCAACCGAGTATTAGTAGCTACTGATATTGCGGCTCGTGGAATTGATATTCCTTTATTGCCACACGTTATAAACTTCGAATTACCAAATGTACCAGAAGATTACGTACACAGAATTGGTAGAACAGGTAGAGCGGGTGCAAAAGGTGAAGCGCTTTCATTAGTTTGTAGTGAAGAAACTGAGTATCAAAAGGAAATTGAAAAAATATTAAAGCAAAAATTAAAAACCGAAATTATCGCAGGATACGAACCTAGAGATACTGCTGGTCCTAAAAGAGCTTCAACACAAAAGAAAGGTTCTACTCCTAAGAAAAAAGGCGTAGGTGCAAGTCATAGAGGTGGTAGTACTGCTGCAAAACCAAAAAGACAGCGTCCTAGTAATAACTCAAGAAGCAATTCTGGGAGTTCTTCTAGAGGTCGTTCTTCAAGTAGTAACGAAAGTTCTTCAAAAAGAAATACAAGAAGATAA
- a CDS encoding aminopeptidase P family protein: MKYAPINSNLFIKNRKNFMARMKPNSLAIFNSNDIYPVSADSALPFEQHRDIFFLSGVDQEESILILFPNCPKEHLREVLFVRETNEHIAVWEGAKLTKEKATETSGVKTVFWLQDLEKVLAEMMALAENVYINTNEHYRASIETETREARFTKWLLAKYPAHSVAKSNPILQHLRSLKDQIELDLIQKACDITEKGFRRILNFVKPDVWEYEIEAEFIHEFIRNRSKKFAYTPIIASGNNANVLHYIENNQQCKAGDLILMDVGAQYANYASDMTRVVPVSGRFSERQKAVYNAVNYVKDEATKLLVPGTIWADYHTEVGKIMTSELLKLKLIDKTDVQNEDPNWPAYKKYFMHGTSHHMGLDTHDYGLLHQPMEVNMVFTVEPGIYLPKEGFGIRLEDDVVIQQKGEPFNLMRNIPINADEIEDIMNS; the protein is encoded by the coding sequence ATGAAATACGCCCCAATAAACAGTAATTTATTTATCAAAAATCGTAAAAACTTTATGGCACGAATGAAGCCAAATAGTTTAGCTATTTTTAATTCAAATGACATATATCCTGTAAGTGCTGACAGTGCACTTCCTTTTGAACAACATCGTGATATCTTTTTTTTAAGCGGTGTAGATCAAGAAGAAAGTATTTTAATTTTATTTCCTAATTGCCCAAAAGAACATTTACGTGAAGTATTATTTGTCCGTGAAACAAACGAACATATTGCCGTTTGGGAAGGTGCTAAATTAACCAAAGAAAAAGCTACAGAAACTAGTGGAGTAAAAACAGTATTCTGGTTACAAGATTTAGAAAAAGTACTTGCCGAAATGATGGCTCTTGCCGAAAATGTGTATATAAACACCAATGAACATTATCGTGCTTCCATAGAAACAGAAACTCGTGAAGCTCGTTTTACAAAATGGTTATTAGCAAAATATCCAGCACATTCTGTGGCGAAAAGTAATCCTATTTTACAGCATTTACGTTCTTTAAAAGACCAGATTGAATTAGATTTAATTCAAAAAGCTTGTGATATTACCGAAAAAGGATTCAGACGTATCTTAAATTTTGTAAAGCCTGATGTTTGGGAATATGAAATTGAAGCAGAATTTATTCATGAATTTATTAGAAATCGTTCTAAAAAATTCGCTTATACGCCAATTATTGCTTCAGGAAATAATGCCAACGTATTACATTATATTGAAAATAATCAACAATGTAAAGCTGGCGATTTAATTTTAATGGATGTTGGTGCGCAATATGCAAATTATGCTTCGGATATGACTCGTGTAGTACCTGTTTCTGGTCGTTTTTCTGAGCGTCAAAAAGCAGTGTATAATGCAGTAAATTATGTAAAAGATGAAGCGACAAAATTATTAGTTCCTGGAACTATTTGGGCTGATTATCATACAGAAGTTGGTAAAATAATGACTTCAGAATTGTTGAAATTAAAATTAATTGACAAAACTGATGTTCAAAATGAAGACCCTAACTGGCCTGCTTATAAAAAATATTTTATGCACGGAACTTCGCATCATATGGGCTTAGATACGCATGATTACGGATTATTACATCAACCAATGGAAGTGAATATGGTTTTTACTGTTGAGCCTGGTATTTATCTTCCAAAAGAAGGTTTTGGTATTCGTTTAGAAGATGATGTGGTTATTCAACAAAAGGGAGAACCTTTTAATTTAATGCGCAATATTCCTATTAATGCTGATGAAATTGAAGACATTATGAATTCGTAA